A genome region from Pan paniscus chromosome 17, NHGRI_mPanPan1-v2.0_pri, whole genome shotgun sequence includes the following:
- the ADCYAP1 gene encoding pituitary adenylate cyclase-activating polypeptide isoform X2, producing MTMCSRARLALLVYGIIMHSSVYSSPAAAGLRFPGIRPEEEAYDEDGNPLQDFYDLESPGAGSPASALRDASALYYPAERSGSLGGGAEDDAEPLSKRHSDGIFTDSYSRYRKQMAVKKYLAAVLGKRYKQRVKNKGRRIAYL from the exons ATGACCATGTGTAGCAGAGCGAGGCTGGCCCTGCTGGTCTATGGGATAATCATGCATAGCAGCGTCTACAGCTCACCTGCCGCCGCCGGACTCCGGTTCCCCGGGATCAG GCCAGAGGAAGAGGCGTACGACGAGGACGGAAACCCGCTGCAAGACTTCTATGACTTGGAGTCGCCGGGCGCAGGGAGCCCCGCCTCCGCGCTGCGCGACGCCTCCGCATTGTACTACCCGGCTGAGAGAAG TGGGAGCCTAGGCGGCGGCGCGGAGGACGACGCGGAGCCGCTCTCCAAGCGCCACTCGGACGGAATCTTCACGGACAGCTACAGCCGCTACCGGAAACAAATGGCTGTCAAGAAATACTTGGCGGCTGTCCTAGGGAAAAGGTATAAACAAAGGGTTAAAAACAAAGGACGCCGAATAGCTTATTTGTAG
- the ADCYAP1 gene encoding pituitary adenylate cyclase-activating polypeptide isoform X1 → MTMCSRARLALLVYGIIMHSSVYSSPAAAGLRFPGIRPEEEAYDEDGNPLQDFYDLESPGAGSPASALRDASALYYPAERRDVAHGILNKAYRKVLDQLSARKYLQSLVAKGVGGSLGGGAEDDAEPLSKRHSDGIFTDSYSRYRKQMAVKKYLAAVLGKRYKQRVKNKGRRIAYL, encoded by the exons ATGACCATGTGTAGCAGAGCGAGGCTGGCCCTGCTGGTCTATGGGATAATCATGCATAGCAGCGTCTACAGCTCACCTGCCGCCGCCGGACTCCGGTTCCCCGGGATCAG GCCAGAGGAAGAGGCGTACGACGAGGACGGAAACCCGCTGCAAGACTTCTATGACTTGGAGTCGCCGGGCGCAGGGAGCCCCGCCTCCGCGCTGCGCGACGCCTCCGCATTGTACTACCCGGCTGAGAGAAG AGATGTCGCCCACGGGATCCTTAACAAGGCCTACCGCAAAGTGCTGGACCAGCTGTCCGCCAGGAAGTACCTGCAGTCGCTCGTGGCCAAGGGCGTGGG TGGGAGCCTAGGCGGCGGCGCGGAGGACGACGCGGAGCCGCTCTCCAAGCGCCACTCGGACGGAATCTTCACGGACAGCTACAGCCGCTACCGGAAACAAATGGCTGTCAAGAAATACTTGGCGGCTGTCCTAGGGAAAAGGTATAAACAAAGGGTTAAAAACAAAGGACGCCGAATAGCTTATTTGTAG